Genomic window (Coraliomargarita sinensis):
AGTCACCCTGTAGCCATATCTTCTGGATGATTTTTTCCGAAATAGAAAAAGGGCCGTAGAGGCCCTGAACTTCCTGCACAGCAATAGTCGGCATATGATGATTAGACAGCGGAGGGTCCGCCCGGTCAATGATCAGAAATTAATGTCCAGACCGTTACGAAATGCCTTGGCGTTTTCTGCATTCCGCCGGATCGCATCCTGCTCAAGTCTTTTCTCACAACCCCGGGCCCATTCCATCAACTCTTGCGGACGAAGCGCAATTGCACCGGCTGACCGAGTCGCCTCGCGCACAAGATTGTCATTGCTGGCTACTGTCACTTTTCCGGGATCATGGGCCCGACGAACAATCCGCTCAATCACTCCGTCCGCCGTCAAGTCAGAGGGGGCGTAGAGATACTCGAAAGATTTCTTACCGAAGGGGTGCTCCACTTCCAGTTTGTCATTACGGCTGTCGAGCACCATCGCGACTCGGACCGCTTCAGCATCGTGTATTGCGCGGACGATTTCGGCCAACCGATCACAAGCGGCATCCTGCCCCTCCTGGAGAAGGCGACGCAGCGAATCCGTCGCATAGATGACGTTGTAGGCATCAACCAATAAATAGCGGCCTGCTGACATTCCGTCAGGCTGGATAAACAGTTACCGAAAGAAAAGCCTATTACCCGACGATTTGTCTAACGCATCGCCGGATCAATGAAGCCTGCAACTTTCCAGGTGTGGTTTTCCTTTTCCAGCTGAGCAGTGTGCCGCACGCGAATCTCACGGTCCCCCCAAATGCCGGTCTGCCCACCGGAACTTACCCGGGATACCTGCTCCACAACCAGAGACGATGACTTGCCGTCTCTAGCCAGTTTCTGGCTAATCACCTCAAAATAGGTAAAGAGAACCCGTGCGCCTTGGTATACCTTCCGACGCTCTTCATTGTTACGGAAGGTTTCTGCGGCCAGTTCTTTATTGGACACCTTACGAACCCCGTGATGGTCATTTTCCATAACAGCCTTGGCGAAACGCTTGTAAGCCACCACGTCACCACTGGTGTGCACTTTCACGTAATCCAACCCGTAATATCCGGCGGTTAGCGCAAGCATCCAAAACAATAATTTCTTTAGACCTAACATGACTCGTATTCGTTGCAATCAGCATACTTCAGAACACTTCCGAGTAAAGTCGCTAAATGCCATAAATTAGGCTTTAACAATGACTTAGCCTAAAATTAACAAGCCATTAACGCGCCCTAGTCACTGTCACCCGAGCTATCTAAGGTTTACCCCTCAGTCGACGATAGACCATTTTCGACAACTTCGGACAAGCTCTGCTGCAACGAAGATCGGTCGAATTCGCATTCACCTCCGCTGGTCAGATCGCGGACCTTCACCATCCCCTTGGCCAATTCATCCGCTCCGTAAATCAAAACAAAGCGCGCACCGGATTGATTCGCGGCCTTGAACTGCTTGCCAAAGCCTTGATCCTTGAGGGGATAATTGACCCGGTAACCGATGGATCGGAGCATGGCTGCATCCAGCATGGCCGCCTTGCGCTCCTCGGGCCCACCAATGACCAGCATAAAATCAGGAGCATCCAGAATCTCGGGGAGCAAATCTTTTGACTCCAAAAGGTCTACGAGGGTCACATCCCCCATGGCAAAACCGACAGCCGGCATATCCGGACCTCCGAGCTTTTTGACCAGCGCATCATATCGACCGCCACCGGCAAGGGCGCGTCCCTGGCCGCTGGCTTCAAAAGCCTCAAAAACAAAGCCGGTGTAGTAGGCCAGTCCACGTACGATGCCCAAATCAATTTTAAGATAGTCCGAGAGTCCTGCTGACTCGATGTTTTCCATCAACAAGGTCCAATCCGAAAGGCGTTGCTCCGCCGCTGTCTTGCGCTCCCCTTCCAGCGGCAAACTTTCGATAAAGGCCCGCAGAGTATCAAAATCGTGGATGGCGATAACACGCTCCACTTTTTCAAGAAATTGCTCTGCATTCGCGCCGATAATAGGTATCAGTTTTTCGAGGGCCTTGGCTCGGTCCGTCCGTTCCAGCTTATCCACGATTCCCAACACGTCTGCACTGGCAGCTTCATCCAGACCTTCCGAGGCCAGCATGAGCAGCCATAAGTCGCGGTCACTCAGGCGGACCTTGAAATCAGTATGATTGAGCCCGAAGGATTGTAATGACTGGACCAACTGGCAAATCAGCTCGGCATCAGCGGCGGGGCCGGGCTCACCGAAAATATCGACATTAAACTGATAGAAGGCACGCAGGCGCCCTTTCTGCGGCCGTTCATAGCGATAGTGCTCACCGATGTTGAACCACTTGACCGGTCGCTTCAAGCTGTTGGCTTTTGCCGCAATCAAGCGGGCAAGCGAGGGCGTCATTTCCGGGCGCAGCGCCACGGCGCGTCCCCCGCGGTCCTCAAAATTGAAAAGCTGGCCGACAATTTCCTCACCGGACTTCTCTATGTAAAGTTCCAGCGGCTCCAGAACCGGTGCGTCATACTCGCTGAAACAGTAGGCGCGCGCAACCTTGCGCCAATGCGAAAAGATGTAGTTTCTCCGGCTGCAGACTTCCGGATAAAACTCCCTGAATCCGGGTAGCGATTCAAATTGCATGTCGTGCCTTTTCGGCGGGGTTGCTCAAGATTCAGCTCCCGGCTTCAGTCGCATCCACATCAAGATCCGCCAGATTGGCTTTGAGCTCTTTACCTGCCTTGAATTTGATGACAGCACGCTTCGGAATGACGACATCCGTCTCCGGCTTGTTGGGGTTGCGCCCGATGCGGGACTTACGGATTTGCACCTCAAACACGCCGAAATTGCGCAATTCCACATTGCGGCCCTCGCTCAGGGCCTTGGCAATCGCATCTAGCGTAAGTTGCACAGTTTCACGGACTTCCTTCTGCGGAAATTCCGTTTTTTCATAAATGTCGAGGACGATATCGCGTTTGGTAAGATTCTTGGACATGCTCTGATTACTTCTAGAACTTGCGAATGGAAAATCAAAAGTTATTGTTGCTGCGATACTTCTGATGGGAAATAGCCTGTCAAACCAGAAACATGAAAGATAAAGAACCACCCAACCCTTTTGAGGAAATTCAGAAACAACTGAAGGACCTCTTTAAAGATACCAACGTCAAAGTATCCACGCACGCCTACGACCCATCAGGTGAGACGGAGGACGACGAAGCCTCGCCCCCGCCTTCCGGGTACGACAAAAACGAGGAGGCGATGGAGCTAATTCGCAATTTTCGCCTCAAGCCGAAAGAGATCCGGGATCACCTCAATCGATTCGTCATCCGGCAGAACGATGCTAAGAAAGTCCTTTCCGTTGCCATCTGCGACCACTACAACCACGTGCGCCGGCTCCTCAGTGGCAAATCCGGCATGGCGACTGAGTACACCAAACAAAACATCCTGCTTCTGGGACCCACCGGTGTCGGTAAAACCTATCTGATCAAGAATATCGCACGACTGATCGGCGTCCCCTTCGTCAAGGCGGATGCCACCAAGTTTTCCGAGACCGGCTATGTCGGCTCGGATGTCGAAGACCTTGTGCGGGATCTGGTCAAAGCGGCCGATGGTGACATCGAACTGGCGGAAAACGGCATCATTTTCGTGGATGAAATCGATAAAATCGCCGGCGAAGCCGGCGCTGGCGGCCGGGATGTCTCCGGCCGTGGTGTGCAGATCAACCTGCTCAAACTGATGGAGGAAACGGAAGTGAACCTCTTCAGCCCCACCGACATGATGTCGCAGATGCAAGCCGTCATGGAAATGCAGCGTGGGGGTAAGCCCAAAAAGCGCACGATCAACACAAGCAATATTCTCTTCATTGTCAGCGGCGCCTTCGACAAGTTGGCGGAATCGATCAAAAAGCGTGTGTCCAGCAACGAACTGGGATTCGGCGCTGCTCGCAGCGCAGCGGACGAGGACACCGCGCTTTATCTGAATCAGGCGGAAACACAGGACTTCATCAAATACGGCTTCGAACCCGAGTTTATCGGACGCGTGCCGGTTCGTGTCGCCTGCAGCTCTCTCTCTGCCGACGATTTGGCACATATCATGACCACCTCGGAAGGCAGCGTTCTCCACCAGTACCGTGACGATTTCAGTGGATACGGCATTGATTTCGATATTACACCGGAAGCGATTGTCGCGATTGCCGAAGAAGCGAGCAAGGAAGGCACGGGGGCCCGCGGACTTTTGACCGTATTGGAACGCATCTTCCGGGACTTTAAATTTGAACTTCCGTCCACTGCGATCAGGCGCTTCGAAGTCAGCCCGGCGATGATCGCCGACCCAACAACCTACCTAAAGAAATTGAAAGAGAACAACGCCCACCTTCAGCACGACGTCTACGTTGACGACATCAAGCACTACTCCGTATCTTTCGAAAAAGCCCACGGGTTCACGCTGGAGTTCAAGCCGCTGGCTATCGACGCCTTGATCAAGGAGTCGACCGAGAAAGACCAGACGATCCAATCCCTCTGCGAGGAGAAGTTTCGGGACTTTGAACACGGCTTGAACATCATTAACCGGAACACCGGACAAACCGTTTTCAAGATCGGCAAGCTGGCCATTGAGGATCCCGACAAGGAACTATCCAAATGGGTGGTCCGCAGCATTGAAACGGTGAAACGGGAACAGCAGTCCTAACAGGAATCCACCCATAATTCCTGACACTCTCACTTTCACTCTCACTTTCACTTTCAATTTTCATGCCAGAAGGTAAGGCGGTTAGCCAAATGTTTGCCGGTATCGCGGGGCGCTACGATCTCGCCAATCATCTACTCAGCGGAGGTATTGATTTCTACTGGCGTCGAATCCTTACCCGCAAGGTGGAGGCTTTTGCTCCGAAAGACGTTGTCGACTTGGCAACGGGTAGCGGCGATGTGGCCTTCAAGCTGCGTGACCGCCTCGGCACGGAAGTACCGGTTACCGGCCTCGACTTTTGTGAACCGATGCTCGATGAAGCTCGGGAGAAGCGACAGAAGAATCCCCTCTACCGTGACCTCCGCTTCGATTTTGGCGACTGTATGGCCCTGCCTCTGGAGGACAATTCAATCGATGCCGTCACCATCTCTTTCGGCGTGCGCAATTTTGAAGACCGCCAAAAAGGGCTGAAGGAAATTCTACGGGTCCTCCGTCCCGGCGGGCGCCTCTACGTGCTGGAATTTTCCCAGCCCGATCGCGGGTTCCGTCCAGTCTATTACTTCTATCTCAAATATATCCTGCCCTGGGTGGCTGCCATCGCGACTGGGGACAAAAGCGCATATGACTATCTCGCCGGAACCATCGAGAACTTTCCCACGAAAGAAGCGCTCGCCGAGCAGCTTAAGCTGGCAGGTTTCGAAACAGTTGATGCCGACGGGCTGACCTTTTCCATTGTTGCGATTCACGAAGCAACCAAGGCCAGTCCGGCAGTATCCGGGTCGCGTGAATAAAGCTGCCAAGACTTCCAGCATGCCTCGTAGCACAGGCACCCCGTCTGTGCCTTTACGCAAGAGACGAAGCGGTGTGTCTAATGTTAAAATCTGCTGAGGAAATCTGTTATTATTGAAGCAGGTGGCAATCAAAGGCACTCCGCCTACGCTCAACGAGGCTTCCGTCTTCACTGGGTTACCCCGGACAAGACGGCGTGACATGTATCGTGCCATCGCGACAAGTAATCATTCTGATCAAGCTTTTTTGCCAGATGGGGTGAGCAGGCGCATTGGTCATTGCCTCTCAGTGTGATATTAAATTAGCTGCGCTGATGAAACTCGAACAAGGACAAATCTGGAAAACCAATCCGGAAACCCACAGCCACAACGGGAAGCCGCTCTATCTTCGGATCGTCCAACTCGAACGTTTGTCCGTCGACTACAAAGAAATGCACGACCCCAAAACCGGCAATGGTCAGCATAAACACGCGACCAAGAAACAATTTTGCCGAATGATAAAGGGCGCCGAGCTTTCAGAAGGCTAGCTCAGGCTGAGCGAAACTACGTTCTCGATATGCCGCGTGTGTGGAAATAAGTCGAAGGGCTGGATACGGGTGATCTGATACCCCCCCGCGATAAATTCCTTCAGGTCACGTGCCTGGGTGGCCGGATCACAGGAAACATAAACCAGCCGCTGCGGGCGATAGGCGAGTAGTTGCTGCCGGAAGCTTTCGTCACAACCCTTCCGGGGCGGATCGATGACCATGGCAGTTTCTCCGGCCGGAAATTTCAAGCCGTTGAAAATTGCTTCGGCCTTACCGATCACGAAACGGGCATTCTTCACGTTGCTGATTTTGGCGTTGGCCTGCGCCCAACGGACCGCAGGTTCGCTGATCTCGACACCGGCGACTTGTTCAAAATTTTTCGCCGTGGACAATGCAAAGAGCCCCACTCCACAATAAGCGTCCACCAGATAGCGGGCACCTTCCGAAGCCGCCTCGGCGGCCACATACTCGACCAGCTCGGGCAGGATGTAGGGATTATTTTGGAAAAACTCGCCCGCCTTAAACTGAAAGCAGACCTCGCCCACGCGCTCGGAAACGATCTCCTGCGGATCGGTGACGACTCCTTCGAGAACATGCCGCATCAGTAGCGTACCGCCACGCTTACGGCGTTTTTTACCTCCGGCACGACGGGCTTCTTCGCGCGCTTCCGGCAGAGCCTCGTTGATCGCTTCCGTCGCGATGGGGCATTGCTGGACGTCAACGATCTGGTTGCGCCGCCCGTATTGCAGAAAGCCGATCGGTTGGCGCCCTTCTTTGTCCGGACGATTGTAATGCGGCGTAATCTTGGAACGATAGTGATAGACCTGCGGGGAGCCGTGGGCCAATTCAACAGGATGATCAATCCCACCGAGTTTTTGCATCAATTCTTCAACATGACCGGTCTTTTCCTTCAACTGCTGCCCGTATTCAATATGCTGATACTGACAGCCACCACAGGTTTGGTAGAGCGGACATTTGGGCTCCACCCGTTCCGGAGAAGGTTCTATGACCTCGATCAGATCCGCATCGGAATAATTTTGGAAATTTCGAAAGATCCGCGCCCGTACCTTTTCACCGGGAATCACATAAGGCACCATAACGACCCATCCGTCGACGCGCGCCAGCCCCATCCCCAGGTTGGTGAGGCGTTCGATGGTTAATTCCAGCTCTTGGTGGTACTCGAAGGGTTCCGCCACGAAATTTTTTGGCACTTGCATCCGCATGGCCTCGACTATGCAAAAGCATCCTGCAATAAAAAAAGTTCAACCAGCGATGACCGAGCCCTACATTCAAAGCCGCCAAAACGACCAGGTGAAGAATCTGGTCAAGCTGCGCGAGCGAAAGCACCGGGACCGGCAGGAGCGTTTTCTGGTGGAGGGCCTGCGCGAAATAAGTCACGCCATCGGAGCGAACTACCAGTTGGAGGACCTCTATTACTGCCCGGAATTCTTCCCCGGAGAAGACCATGCCACATTCATCAGCAAAGTACGTCAAAATGACACCCCTCGCCTGACACGTTTGAGCGAGGAAGCCTTCAGCAAAGCCAGTTTACGCGAGGGATCGGACGGTTTACTCGCGGTGGCACGACAGGAAGGGACCGCCCTCTCCCAATTGAAGCTGCCGGCTGCGCCTCTCCTTCTCGTCCTGGAAGGCATCGAAAAACCGGGAAATCTGGGAGCCATCCTGCGTAGTGCGGATGGTGCTGGAGTCGATGCCGTCATTCTCGTGGATTGTGTGCTGGATCTCTACAATCCGAATGCGATTCGCTCTTCCCAAGGACTTGTATTTGCCCTGCCTATCGTTCAGGCGGAAAAAGATACTTTGGCCAAATGGCTGAGCGATCACTCCATTCTGATGCTTGCCTCCACACCGGACACGAAGCTGATGCATTGGGACGTTGACATGCGCGGACCGACCGTCCTCTTCATGGGAAGCGAGAGTCACGGTCTCAGTGACTACTGGCTGAAACGTGCCACGGAAAAGATCCGCATTCCCATGCAGGGCCGGGCTGATTCACTCAATGTTGCCGCAGCTACCGCTGTTTGCCTGTACGAAGCCAGACGCCAGCGGAAAAACAGCTAACTTATGTTTTTATCCTGACGGACCACTTCAAGAATGACCTCACGAAGGTTCCTGAGCTTGACCGGTTTCGGAAGAAAATAATTCATCCCCGCGCGCTTGAATTTGCTTTCGTCAGAAAGCGTATTGAAGGCCGTGACGGCAACGATCGGAACCTTGGTGCCAAACTCCCCGGACTCACCGTTGCGCAAGGCAATCGCCGCGCTGACACCGTCCATGATCGGCATATCAATATCCATTAAAATCATGTCGTAAGAACTGTTTGATTGGCTGACCAAATCGAGGACCTCCCGGCCGTTGGTCGCAAATGTAGCCTCCTGCCCCATGTTTTTAAGCACCGTAGACATAAGACTACGGGCGATCGGATCATCTTCTGCGACAAGGATCGACAGACTCATTGGCAATTGCTTGACCGCTTTGAGCGGTTTCGTCTTGGTCTCAAATGACAGCCCACCGATGGGCATTTTTTCGGTAGGCGAAGCTTTCATGCTTTCCATTTCAAAAGAAATCAATGTTTCCACCCCACCACTGACTTCATCAGGCCGCGAAAACATTGCGCCTCTATATTTTTCCAGCAGTAAAGAAGACACCGCCCAGTAAAGATACTCCATCTTGATGCGGGAATGATTTTCACCCGTCGTCAGACCGCCGGCCGTGCGTATGTTTTTTCGGCGGTCTTCTGAGTAATTCTCATATGGGTTTCGCATGCGAATACGCATCTCGCCGTCGCTACACTCCCAACTGATCGTCAGCGGCTTCGTCCCGGAAGGAATGTTCACCAGGGAAACACACTCCAAAGACCCCAAAATCGCATTTTCGACAATATTTTTCAAGTGATCGTAATCCCCGCGCAAGCGAGTCACCCTATCCTGATGCTCCAATTGAATACTTAAGCCACGCAAACCTGCTCGGAAGGAAAGATGGCGCTTAATTTGCTCCATCAGCTCAAAGGGGCTGACCCATTCCCGGTACTCAGGCAAATCCTCCCATTCCGACTGTATTTTGGAGTGGTTTAACATCGCCGTGATAACGGAAAGCATGTGCCGGGCACAGCCTTCGATAGCTTCGAGGTCGTCATCATTACGCTCTTGGTTGAGCATCTGGGCTATCCCCAGCAAACCGTTCAAAGGAGTACGCAACTCGTGTGAAAGCGTCGCGAACATCGCATCCGAGCCAACCCGGCTAGCTTCGCTGACGATAATCGGACGATCGTCATCCCGGGGTTGGACTGAAAGGTCTGATCGAGCCGTCCTTAATTGAGACCACAGTATGATAACCGCAACCAACAGACCAATAAAAAGCAAAGCGCTGACCAGCGTGATTAGGAGTAGTGGGGACACGCGAAAAACAAGAAATGAGATCGAATCTTGGGTCAAATCCTAAGGAATTTGTGCGCGGCTAAAACCCACGCTCTTTAAGATCGCTTATGGTCTGGTTAAGCGCGTCTTTCATCGTGTACCCCAGTGCAACTCCCAAGTCGTGCTCTGCCTGCGCACAATCAAAGTAATGATCCTTCGCGAGCTCGACCGCCACGAAACGGGTGATTGGAGGTTCGCCGGACCTGTTGAACAATTTCCAGACCAATTCGCCCACACCTCCTGCCGCATAGGCCAAGGGCAGAGGAATCTTTTTTGTCAGTGGCGGGTGTCCGAGTCCTTCCAGTACCTGATTCAACCAAGGCCAGATTTCGACCGGTTGTCCCTGCGAAATAAAATAGGCCTGCCCGGCCCCGCGCCCGGAATCGAGTGCATCGAAGGCGGCGAGATGGGCTGCCGCCACGTCTTTGACAAAAGACACATCCACCCGGTTGCGGCCGTCGCCTACGATTTTCAAACGCCCGGCTTTAACGCTCTCCACCACGCGGGGCAGCAGATGCGGGTCTCCCGGCCCGAAAACCAGATGGGGCCGCAGTGCGACCACTTTCAACGAATCCGTATTGGCAGCCAGTACTTCCTGCTCGGCGATTGCTTTGGTATGGGCGTAATGACAGAGCCAGTTCTTCCCATAGGGCAACTCGTTCCCCTGCCCCCTGAACGGTTGACGATTAAAGACCACGCTGGGCGTGCTGGTGTAAACCAGACGAGTGACCCCGTGCGCCTGACAGGCTTCGACCACGTTTTTGGTGCCGACGACATTGGCCTGATAATAGCTGTCCCATGAGCCCCAAACCCCCGCCTTGGCCGCAACATGAAACACCGCGTCAACTCCGGCAACGGCATCGGAAACAGACTGATTATCGGCAAGATCGCCACAGATAACCTCAACTCCCTTTGCTTCAAGCTTAGGCTGGGGAGAGCGCCCCAGACTTCTCACCGCATAGCCACGCGCAAGCAACAGATCGACAATATACCCGCCGACAAAGCCGCCCCCACCGGTCACTAAAATCTTCATGCCCTGAATTAGAAGAAGCCAACAAGCGAGTGCGAGCCCCGAGTCATACCAATTCTTTGTTTCACTCCGCTCATGCTCCTTCTATCGCAGAGGCTCAGGCTTCAATTTTCCATTGAGTACTTCTCCGCAAGCGACAAGCGATGAATCTTCGCGTTGTGCCGCACATCGACGGGGAACGATTTTTCGAAAAAGAATCGCTCAATACACTGTGTCACCGCGTTTGCTCGAGCCAGTTGTCCAAGCTCTGAACAGAATTCTTCCTTATCCGCTTCGCTCGATGGATAATGCCCTGGTTCGGGCTCAATCACGACAGCCGGATGACCACCGCCGGTATCGATCAAGGCCGAGCGATAAACTTTGGCATGCTGGTTAAAAATAGCCTCGCAGCAATCCGTGTAGAGGGGACCGTTTTGGGTCAGCACCCGCTCGACCATGCGACCACAAAACCAGATACGGCCCGCTGCGTCGAATTTACCAAGGTCCCCCATGCGGTGCCAGTGCCCTTCGCCATCTGCAATTTTTGATCGGGCATCCGCTTCCGGAAGCTTGTCATACCCCCGGGTCACCGAAGGCCCTTTGACAATCAGCTCACCCACTTCTCCAGCATGAAGCACTTTCGACCCCTCGATCGACTCGATGGGGCCATTGGAGGCTTCAATCACTCTAACCTCAACCCCGGGCAAAGGCTTCCCCACACAAGTGCCTTCTCCCCGACGGGTTTGTGCAGCCGTATGCTTCAGCACTTCACTGGCAGATATGGAACTTACCGGCAGGGCTTCGGTGGCGCCATAGGGCGTATGAATCTCCCCGTTCGGAATGACCGCCTGCATTCTTTCCATCAAAGCCGGCGGAACGGGGGCACCGGCCATCAGGATACGTTTTACACTCGGTAAAGTCACCTCCCGCGCCTCGCAGTAACGAGCAATTATTGTCCACAGCGCGGGTGAACCGAAGCTGTTACTCACTTGATTTTGCTGGATGGCGCGGACGATTTTTTCCGGATCGACCGTCGCCGGACGGCTCGGATTCATTTCCGGGACGATCGTGCACATGCCCAGAGCCGGATTGAACAGAGCAAAAACGGGAAGCATGGGCAAGTCCACCTCCCCCGGCCCAATCCCATACTGCGAGCGAATGGCTTCGACCTGGGCCATGAACATCCCATGTTCATAAAGAACGCCTTTGGCGGGTCCGGTCGAACCGGATGTGAAAAGTATGGCAGCAAGCTCGTCAGACGCCGAATCGGCCACGGGATAAGCATCCCCCCGTGCATCCGATAACAACTTCCGGGAAAAACCGCGGTTCACCGTTACCTTGACGCGAACGCCAGCAAAGCTCGAGCGGAAGATGCGCGAAATCCAGATCGCAGCCGGTATGCCGACAATGGCTTCAGGACGGGAATGTCGCACACATTTCAAAAACCGCCTCAGGCCCATTCCTGGATCGATCACGATGGGAACGGCCCCAATTTTAAAAAGCGCAAAGACAATCCGGATCAAATCCAAGCCGGGCTTCACCATAAGCAGCACGCGGGTGCCTCGACAGACACCAAGTTCAGACAGGTAATGCGCGACTGCCGATGCGTCAGCCTCCAATTCGGCAAAACTTCGGGAAATATATTTTATCGAGCCTTCAGCCTCACGACCATCGGGTGCACGCACAGCAGGACCGTCCGGCTGACGACGGGCCTGTGCGGCAAGAAAGTGAGCAACGTTGTGCGGCATGGCCCCGAGGAAGAAGGAATTTTGAAAAGGTGGAAAGCCTCAATCGCCAACCTGACGCGTCGACGTCGCAGGCTCATGGTTCTGCCGGCAAGGGATGAAAGATCAATTTTGGAGAAACTGAGTGTGCCGATCAAAATCCTTGACCTGTAAAGGCTGCGCTTGCGCATGCCTGGATGCGCAAAAATTCATACAAAGCCTATATACGGGAAAACCTGAACAAAAAACCCGATGTATCGGTGTTATTCGGCCTTGGAATACTGGCATGCGCAAGCGCAGCTCCACTGATGATACAAAAAACGGCCACCCCGCGAGGAGTGGCCGTTCGTTGATTGCTAGAGAATTCTCTCCGTCAGGCTTAGAGCGCTTCAGCACCGGATTCGTCGGTGCGGATACGAATCGCACTTTCGACCGGAAGGACGAAGACCTTGCCGTCTCCGATCTTGCCCGTCTTGGCGGCCTTGACGATTGCTTCCGTGGTCTTCTCGGAGTCGGCGTCATCAACGACGATCTCGATCATAACCTTGGGAAGGAAGTCGACGGTGTATTCACTGCCACGGTAGATCTCGGTGTGGCCTTTTTGGCGACCGAAGCCTTTTACTTCCGTGACTGTCATACCTTCGATGCCGATGTCGGCGAGAGCTTCTTTAACCTCTTCAAGTTTGAAGGGCTTTATAACTGCTTTTACCAATTTCATAATATTATTCTGTAATGGTTGTGTGGTTAATTGGCTAGGCGAAACTTAGCGGGAGCTCGCTGCGAAATCAGGATAAGCTTCCTGGCCGTGCTCACCGATGTCGAGACCTTCAGCCTCTTCCTCGGGAGAAACACGAATACCGATGGTTACCTTCAGGATACCGAAGAGGATAATCGAGAAGATGAATGCAGCGGCGGAAACGGCAAGCGTACCGATAAGCTGTGTCATGAAGACAGCACCACCGAAAATACCGACAGCGATAGTACCCCAGATACCACAGACACCGTGTACGGAGATGGCACCAACCGGATCGTCGATCTTAATCTTATCGAAGAAGATAATCGAGAAGACGACAATCACACCGGCGATAGCGCCGACGATGATGGAAGCACCAGGCCCCATGGCATCGGCACCGGCAGTGATACCGACAAGACCGGCAAGGATGCCGTTAAGCGCCATCGAAAGGTCGGGTTTCTTGAGGAAGACCCAGGAAACGACGATCGAAGCGAGTGCGCCTGCGGTTGCGGCCAGAGCGGTCGTGGTGAATACCAGACCAAGACCAGCGGGGTTGGCCGAAAG
Coding sequences:
- a CDS encoding NYN domain-containing protein, with amino-acid sequence MSAGRYLLVDAYNVIYATDSLRRLLQEGQDAACDRLAEIVRAIHDAEAVRVAMVLDSRNDKLEVEHPFGKKSFEYLYAPSDLTADGVIERIVRRAHDPGKVTVASNDNLVREATRSAGAIALRPQELMEWARGCEKRLEQDAIRRNAENAKAFRNGLDINF
- the hisS gene encoding histidine--tRNA ligase, coding for MQFESLPGFREFYPEVCSRRNYIFSHWRKVARAYCFSEYDAPVLEPLELYIEKSGEEIVGQLFNFEDRGGRAVALRPEMTPSLARLIAAKANSLKRPVKWFNIGEHYRYERPQKGRLRAFYQFNVDIFGEPGPAADAELICQLVQSLQSFGLNHTDFKVRLSDRDLWLLMLASEGLDEAASADVLGIVDKLERTDRAKALEKLIPIIGANAEQFLEKVERVIAIHDFDTLRAFIESLPLEGERKTAAEQRLSDWTLLMENIESAGLSDYLKIDLGIVRGLAYYTGFVFEAFEASGQGRALAGGGRYDALVKKLGGPDMPAVGFAMGDVTLVDLLESKDLLPEILDAPDFMLVIGGPEERKAAMLDAAMLRSIGYRVNYPLKDQGFGKQFKAANQSGARFVLIYGADELAKGMVKVRDLTSGGECEFDRSSLQQSLSEVVENGLSSTEG
- a CDS encoding HU family DNA-binding protein, with protein sequence MSKNLTKRDIVLDIYEKTEFPQKEVRETVQLTLDAIAKALSEGRNVELRNFGVFEVQIRKSRIGRNPNKPETDVVIPKRAVIKFKAGKELKANLADLDVDATEAGS
- a CDS encoding AAA family ATPase; the protein is MKDKEPPNPFEEIQKQLKDLFKDTNVKVSTHAYDPSGETEDDEASPPPSGYDKNEEAMELIRNFRLKPKEIRDHLNRFVIRQNDAKKVLSVAICDHYNHVRRLLSGKSGMATEYTKQNILLLGPTGVGKTYLIKNIARLIGVPFVKADATKFSETGYVGSDVEDLVRDLVKAADGDIELAENGIIFVDEIDKIAGEAGAGGRDVSGRGVQINLLKLMEETEVNLFSPTDMMSQMQAVMEMQRGGKPKKRTINTSNILFIVSGAFDKLAESIKKRVSSNELGFGAARSAADEDTALYLNQAETQDFIKYGFEPEFIGRVPVRVACSSLSADDLAHIMTTSEGSVLHQYRDDFSGYGIDFDITPEAIVAIAEEASKEGTGARGLLTVLERIFRDFKFELPSTAIRRFEVSPAMIADPTTYLKKLKENNAHLQHDVYVDDIKHYSVSFEKAHGFTLEFKPLAIDALIKESTEKDQTIQSLCEEKFRDFEHGLNIINRNTGQTVFKIGKLAIEDPDKELSKWVVRSIETVKREQQS
- the ubiE gene encoding bifunctional demethylmenaquinone methyltransferase/2-methoxy-6-polyprenyl-1,4-benzoquinol methylase UbiE gives rise to the protein MPEGKAVSQMFAGIAGRYDLANHLLSGGIDFYWRRILTRKVEAFAPKDVVDLATGSGDVAFKLRDRLGTEVPVTGLDFCEPMLDEAREKRQKNPLYRDLRFDFGDCMALPLEDNSIDAVTISFGVRNFEDRQKGLKEILRVLRPGGRLYVLEFSQPDRGFRPVYYFYLKYILPWVAAIATGDKSAYDYLAGTIENFPTKEALAEQLKLAGFETVDADGLTFSIVAIHEATKASPAVSGSRE
- a CDS encoding class I SAM-dependent RNA methyltransferase encodes the protein MQVPKNFVAEPFEYHQELELTIERLTNLGMGLARVDGWVVMVPYVIPGEKVRARIFRNFQNYSDADLIEVIEPSPERVEPKCPLYQTCGGCQYQHIEYGQQLKEKTGHVEELMQKLGGIDHPVELAHGSPQVYHYRSKITPHYNRPDKEGRQPIGFLQYGRRNQIVDVQQCPIATEAINEALPEAREEARRAGGKKRRKRGGTLLMRHVLEGVVTDPQEIVSERVGEVCFQFKAGEFFQNNPYILPELVEYVAAEAASEGARYLVDAYCGVGLFALSTAKNFEQVAGVEISEPAVRWAQANAKISNVKNARFVIGKAEAIFNGLKFPAGETAMVIDPPRKGCDESFRQQLLAYRPQRLVYVSCDPATQARDLKEFIAGGYQITRIQPFDLFPHTRHIENVVSLSLS
- a CDS encoding TrmH family RNA methyltransferase, yielding MTEPYIQSRQNDQVKNLVKLRERKHRDRQERFLVEGLREISHAIGANYQLEDLYYCPEFFPGEDHATFISKVRQNDTPRLTRLSEEAFSKASLREGSDGLLAVARQEGTALSQLKLPAAPLLLVLEGIEKPGNLGAILRSADGAGVDAVILVDCVLDLYNPNAIRSSQGLVFALPIVQAEKDTLAKWLSDHSILMLASTPDTKLMHWDVDMRGPTVLFMGSESHGLSDYWLKRATEKIRIPMQGRADSLNVAAATAVCLYEARRQRKNS